The genomic region GATGTCGTGGCCGCCGTAGCCGTTGTTGAATAGCGTGGGGCACTGGATGGGTTCGAGCCCCACGATCTTGGCGGACGGGAGGACCTGCTTGATGCGATCGCCCGCCGCGATGGTGCCCGACGAACCCATGGCCGACACGAAGGCGGCGATGCGCCCGGACCCGACGCCCGCCTCGGCGACCTGCTTGGCGGCCTCGACCGCCGAGTTGCCGGTCACGTGCCAGTGGAAGCGGTAGTTACCCATCACCTCGAACTGGTTGAGGATGCGGTTCTTGGCGTCGGCGGCCGCCAGTTCCTTGCACTTGTCGTAGATCTCCTTGACGTTGCTCTCGCAGCCGGGCGTCGCGACGTAGGTGGCGCCGTAGCCGCGGATCTTCTCGAACCGCTCCTTGCTCATCTGCTCCGGCAGGATCACGACCGACTCGTAACCCATGCGCGTGCCGACCCATGCCCCGCCGATACCGTAGTTGCCGGTGCTCGGGAAGACCAGGCGGTGCTCGCCCGGGACTATCTCGCCGCGGGCCTGCTTCTCGATGGCCACCGAGTAGGTCGCGCCGACCTTGTGGCTGCCGGTCGGAAAATGCTTGCCCACCATCACGACGATGGGCGCCGCGACCCCGGTCAGGCTCCCGGGCAGGACGAGGACGCGCACCCGCGAATCCGGGCCCTTCCACGTGATGTTGAAGAGGTTGATCGGGTCCATCGGATCGCGTTCGGCCGCATCCAGGGCCTTTTTCCGGACAGTAGGATCCACGCGATCGGGATGGAGCATCTCGTCGAAAGTCGGGCCGAAAATCGGCATGGGCATAGCTAGATCCCCCGTTTCTACCCCACGTTAGCCTGCCGTGCGCGGCGCGATCATCCGTAGATCCTAGTGTCTTCCCGGGCGGATTGCCCGCCTACAATCGGACAAAATGGCAAGCGTGCGGGATCTCGCCTGTGTGGTGTGCGGCAGGGTGTATGCCCCGGGCACCGCCATGACCTGCGCCGCTTGCGGCCGCGAGGGCGTCCTCGACGTGCGTTACGACCCGGCGGCCGCTTTCTCGGCCGCGGATCTGGCGAGCCGCCCGCGCGATCACTGGCGCTACCGCGAACTGCTGCCCATCGGCGACGCGCTCCCGCCCGGACTCCAGGTCGGCTGGACGCCCGTGTACGACGCGCCCCGCCTGGCCGCCGACCTCGACCTCGCGCGGGTCTGGATCAAGGACGATGGGCGCAATCCCACGGGATCGTTCAAGGATCGCGCTTCCAGCGTCGCCGTGCTGCACGCTCGCTCCGTGGGCGCGACCCTGCTGGCGGCGGCCTCCACGGGAAACGCCGCCTCGTCGCTGGCCGGGTTCGCCGCGGCCATGGACATGCCCGCCATCATCTTCGTGCCCGAGCGGGCGCCCGAACCGAAGGTGGCGCAACTGCTGGTCTTCGGCGCCAAGGTGGTGCGCGTGCGAGCCTCGTACGACGACACCTGGGACCTCTGCCAGCGGGCCTGCGAGCGCTTCGGCTGGTACAACCGCAACGCCGCGGTCAATCCCTACTTGATCGAGGGCAAGAAGACCGCGGGCCTCGAAATTGGCGAGCAACTGGGGGAGCGCATCCCGGAATGGGTGGCGGTCTCGGTGGGCGACGGCTGCACCATCGCCGGGGTGTGGAAGGGCCTCTGCGAGATGCGCCGCCTCGGCTTCATCCCGCGCCTGCCGCGCCTCCTGGGCGTCCAGGCGGCGGGCTCGCCGGCCGTCCACGACGCGTTCTTCGCCGGCGAACGCTTCACC from Candidatus Tanganyikabacteria bacterium harbors:
- the thrC gene encoding threonine synthase: MASVRDLACVVCGRVYAPGTAMTCAACGREGVLDVRYDPAAAFSAADLASRPRDHWRYRELLPIGDALPPGLQVGWTPVYDAPRLAADLDLARVWIKDDGRNPTGSFKDRASSVAVLHARSVGATLLAAASTGNAASSLAGFAAAMDMPAIIFVPERAPEPKVAQLLVFGAKVVRVRASYDDTWDLCQRACERFGWYNRNAAVNPYLIEGKKTAGLEIGEQLGERIPEWVAVSVGDGCTIAGVWKGLCEMRRLGFIPRLPRLLGVQAAGSPAVHDAFFAGERFTPGRDDTFADSIAVGHPRNWRKAVRAVRESGGTFVTVPDSAILEAMRQLGRRAAVFAEPAGAAALAGLAAARRAGVVTASDAALALVTGNGLKDVKGAIQAGGAPLTAEDTDLDRLADLLGLGGGVGHAVTS
- a CDS encoding pyridoxal-phosphate dependent enzyme, which encodes MPMPIFGPTFDEMLHPDRVDPTVRKKALDAAERDPMDPINLFNITWKGPDSRVRVLVLPGSLTGVAAPIVVMVGKHFPTGSHKVGATYSVAIEKQARGEIVPGEHRLVFPSTGNYGIGGAWVGTRMGYESVVILPEQMSKERFEKIRGYGATYVATPGCESNVKEIYDKCKELAAADAKNRILNQFEVMGNYRFHWHVTGNSAVEAAKQVAEAGVGSGRIAAFVSAMGSSGTIAAGDRIKQVLPSAKIVGLEPIQCPTLFNNGYGGHDIQGIGDKHVTWIHNVRNMDALCCIDDLACKKGLQALNSPLGQQYMERELGIAPDLAAEIATTFGISGVCNVLGAIKIAKYYQFGPADAVFTVATDSIDRYHSVLAELSGRYGVPTEAELHARFTGIFGGAGLDWIQEGTLLNRARWHNLKYYTWVEQQGKTVEELDAQKDPEWWLREQEAVTGIDRLIRERRDAALAVS